The following are encoded together in the Mesoplodon densirostris isolate mMesDen1 chromosome 2, mMesDen1 primary haplotype, whole genome shotgun sequence genome:
- the LOC132503470 gene encoding olfactory receptor 11A1-like, which translates to MATFLCCFLLTAITIVLLSRLTFCGPNETDHFFCDFTPLVHLFCMDTSLTEIIAYATSSAVTLIPFLLITTSYSFILAAVLRIPSGTGWQKAFSSCSSHLTMVMVFYGTLIATYLMPSANSSQLLHKGFSLLYTILAPMFNPIIYSLRNRDIHEALKKCLSKKPGFLR; encoded by the coding sequence ATGGCCACATTTCTCTGCTGCTTCCTTCTCACAGCAATCACGATTGTCCTACTGTCTAGACTAACCTTCTGTGGACCCAATGAAACTGATCACTTCTTTTGTGACTTCACCCCTCTGGTCCATCTCTTCTGCATGGACACTTCACTGACCGAGATCATTGCCTATGCCACCTCTTCTGCAGTTACTCTGATCCCATTTCTTCTCATCACAACCTCCTACTCCTTCATTCTTGCTGCTGTCCTAAGAATTCCATCTGGAACAGGCTGGCAAAAGGCCTTCTCCTCCTGTTCCTCTCACCTCACCATGGTCATGGTGTTCTATGGGACACTGATTGCCACATACCTCATGCCCTCAGCCAACTCTTCCCAACTCTTGCACAAAGGATTTTCTCTACTTTATACCATCCTAGCACCCATGTTCAACCCCATCATCTATAGCCTGAGAAACAGAGACATCCATGAAGCCCTGAAGAAGTGCTTGAGTAAGAAGCCAGGTTTCCTTAGATga